The following are encoded together in the Juglans microcarpa x Juglans regia isolate MS1-56 chromosome 2D, Jm3101_v1.0, whole genome shotgun sequence genome:
- the LOC121250527 gene encoding fructokinase-1: MPLLHLITLKTPVPYHGPSLLPISPQSPRLAHPIIPPIPRSVLSCRGVGIQVSPPEHGSGSKNGVVQQDWKLRGVGVKDIDVATLGNLCVDIVLSVPKLPPKNLHDRKAYMDRLSASPPDKKYWEAGGNCNMAIAAARLGLRCVSIGHVGNELYGNFLLDVLRDEGISIVGMSEDTDVVDDLSASYETLLCWVLVDPLQRHGFCSRADFSKEPAFSWLSRLSEDVKMAVKKSKILFCNGYGFDELSPKLITSALEFAVEVGTSIFFDPGPRGKSLCNGTPEEQRALGQCLRMSDVLLLTSDEAEALTGIKNPIIAGQELLKKGVRTKWVIVKMGSRGSILITMSSISCAPAFKVNVIDTVGCGDSFVAAIAFGFIHNMPMVSSLAIANAVGAATAMGCGAGRNVATLEKVIELMKVADLNEDDKFWKEMLPENLDSQEITFLSKVVVNGTNNQLKHIALQKVVSELLPKLNSLSADGKVLS, translated from the exons ATGCCTCTCCTCCACCTGATAACTCTCAAAACCCCAGTCCCTTACCATGGACCCTCCCTACTCCCAATTTCCCCTCAGAGCCCTAGGCTGGCCCACCCCATTATCCCGCCAATCCCGCGATCCGTCCTCAGTTGCAGAGGCGTCGGAATCCAAGTCTCTCCCCCGGAGCACGGCTCCGGTTCTAAGAACGGTGTCGTGCAGCAGGATTGGAAACTGAGGGGCGTCGGAGTCAAAGATATAGACGTTGCGACCTTGGGAAATCTCTGCGTAGATATTGTGCTCAGCGTTCCCAAGTTGCCCCCGAAAAACCTCCATGACCGCAAGGCTTATATGGACCGGTTATCGGCTTCACCGCCCGATAAG AAATATTGGGAAGCTGGTGGTAATTGCAATATGGCAATAGCAGCAGCAAGACTGGGACTTCGTTGTGTCTCAATTGGTCATGTGGGTAATGAACTTTACGGGAATTTCCTCCTAGATGTGCTTCGCGATGAGGGAATTAGTATCGTTGGGATGAGTGAAGATACTGATGTTGTTGATGATCTCAGTGCCTCTTATGAAACACTTCTTTGCTGGGTTTTAGTGGACCCTTTGCAAAGACATGGATTTTGCAG TCGAGCTGATTTTAGCAAGGAGCCTGCATTCAGTTGGCTGAGCAGACTATCTGAGGATGTAAAGATGGCTGTCAAGAAGTCAAAGATCCTCTTCTGTAATGGTTACGGTTTTGACGAGCTTTCTCCCAAGCTGATTACCTCAGCTCTAGAGTTTGCTGTTGAGGTTGGCACATCAATTTTCTTTGATCCAGGACCACGTGGAAAGAGCCTTTGCAATGGAACACCTGAAGAACAGAGGGCACTTGGCCAGTGTTTGAGAATGAGTGATGTTCTCCTTCTGACATCTGATGAG GCTGAAGCATTGACTGGCATAAAAAATCCAATAATAGCAGGACAGGAGTTGCTCAAGAAAGGGGTGCGCACAAAATGGGTGATTGTTAAGATGGGATCAAGGGGTTCAATTTTAATAACCATGTCAAGTATATCTTGTGCTCCTGCATTCAAG GTGAACGTCATTGACACTGTTGGGTGTGGAGATAGTTTTGTGGCTGCTATTGCATTTGGTTTCATACACAATATGCCCATGGTTAGTTCATTAGCAATCGCAAATGCAGTTGGTGCTGCAACAGCAATGGGTTGTGGTGCAGGTAGGAATGTAGCAACCTTGGAGAAAGTCATAGAACTAATGAAGGTGGCTGACCTCAATGAGGATGAtaaattttggaaagaaatgCTTCCTGAAAATTTGGACTCTCAAGAAATTACATTCCTCTCAAAAGTTGTCGTAAATGGAACAAACAACCAGCTGAAACACATTGCGCTACAGAAGGTGGTCTCCGAATTGCTGCCAAAGCTTAATTCTTTAAGCGCTGATGGAAAAGTGCTATCTTGA
- the LOC121249515 gene encoding iron-sulfur cluster carrier protein-like, translating to MKKQKRKWGNSYVVETVNGRKKHAVLFQQILGILRENELLLSVHIDIVVNLEPSFIFGKGGTRKAASEMGLEFVGEIPLELEIRKGFDEGIPVVVAASNSAVSKAYGSLAQNVINRLEELSNGKPPPEIVL from the exons ATGAAGAAGCAGAAAAGGAAATGGGGCAATTCATATGTTGTTGAAACGGTGAACGGGAGGAAGAAGCATGCGGTGTTGTTTCAGCAG ATTTTGGGGATTCTTAGAGAAAATGAGCTACTTTTAAGTGTCCACATTGACATTGTGGTGAACCTTGAACCTTCATTCATCTTTGGGAAAGGAGGAACTCGTAAAGCAGCTTCTGAAATGGGCCTGGAGTTTGTTGGTGAg ATACCATTGGAATTAGAGATTAGGAAAGGTTTTGATGAAGGTATTCCCGTAGTTGTAGCAGCGTCAAATTCTGCAGTCTCCAAAGCATATGGTAGTTTGGCCCAAAATGTTATCAACAGACTCGAAGAATTGTCTAATGGAAAACCCCCTCCTGAGATTGTCCTGTGA
- the LOC121249516 gene encoding uncharacterized protein LOC121249516: MAAIPASNTDSPIITINAATTINEKLTPSTFPQWRAQFEAVLTGYDLIDFVTGVKQCPAIDESNSAASKAANSHWVRQDKLILHTILASTSTTITPLLAAYKTSHEAWTALTLLYAGKSRTRAMQLKEDLTLSNCGNHTVTEFLQAIKVIADELTIIDHPVLDDDLTLYILNGLDPEFREIVAPIRACETSLKFEEIHDLLVGHESYLRRLENQMAATFIPTANYSHWQGGAPGNHKLSLKTSFNKPRSNNEHNKKGLPIRATGNTSPNVNGVIKWATWPKIVQKCLPLNSLQTVLHLLKEKIKVAS; this comes from the coding sequence ATGGCTGCCATCCCTGCATCTAATACCGATTCACCCATCATCACCATCAATGCTGCAACCACCATCAATGAAAAACTCACCCCTTCTACCTTTCCTCAGTGGAGGGCTCAATTTGAAGCAGTGCTCACTGGTTATGATCTCATTGATTTTGTCACTGGTGTCAAACAATGCCCTGCTATTGATGAATCGAACTCTGCTGCCTCCAAAGCCGCGAACTCCCACTGGGTTCGCCAAGACAAACTGATTCTCCACACCATTCTTGcttccacctccaccaccattaCTCCCCTTCTTGCTGCATACAAAACATCTCATGAGGCTTGGACAGCACTGACCCTATTATACGCGGGAAAATCAAGAACGCGTGCGATGCAACTCAAGGAGGATTTGACCTTGAGCAACTGTGGAAATCACACCGTTACTGAATTTCTTCAAGCAATCAAAGTGATTGCTGACGAACTCACAATCATCGATCATCCTGTTTTGGATGACGATTTAACTCTTTACATCCTCAATGGATTGGATCCCGAATTTAGAGAAATTGTGGCACCCATTCGTGCCTGTGAGAcatctttgaaatttgaagaaatacaTGATCTTCTTGTAGGTCATGAGAGTTACCTTAGGCGGTTAGAGAATCAAATGGCAGCAACATTCATTCCCACTGCAAATTACTCTCATTGGCAAGGAGGTGCTCCTGGAAATCATAAACTGAGCCTTAAGACTTCCTTCAACAAGCCTCGCAGCAACAATGAGCACAATAAAAAGGGCCTTCCGATTCGGGCTACAGGAAATACAAGCCCAAATGTCAATGGTGTAATCAAGTGGGCCACATGGCCAAAAATTGTCCAAAAATGCCTTCCACTGAATTCACTGCAAACTGTGCTGCATCTTctcaaggaaaaaataaaagtggcTAGTTGA